A stretch of Deltaproteobacteria bacterium DNA encodes these proteins:
- a CDS encoding transposase: MEGEKVRLKRFDKAFKGQAVKMAAEEGQKASEVARSLGIHANVFYNWKRKYAQDGDKAFVGKG; encoded by the coding sequence ATGGAAGGGGAAAAGGTCAGATTAAAGCGGTTTGACAAGGCGTTTAAGGGGCAAGCGGTTAAAATGGCGGCTGAAGAAGGCCAAAAAGCCTCAGAGGTAGCCCGCTCTTTGGGAATCCATGCCAATGTGTTTTACAACTGGAAAAGGAAGTATGCCCAGGATGGTGATAAAGCGTTTGTCGGTAAGGGCCA
- the groES gene encoding co-chaperone GroES, with protein MKIKPLHDRILVKGLKEEEKTKGGIIIPDSAKEKPMEGEVVAVGPGKMTDDGKRIVMDVKAGDRVLYNKYGGTEVKIEGVEHLIMREDDVLGIIVK; from the coding sequence ATGAAGATTAAACCGCTTCACGACAGGATTCTTGTAAAGGGTCTTAAAGAAGAGGAAAAAACAAAGGGGGGCATCATAATCCCGGACAGCGCCAAGGAAAAGCCGATGGAAGGCGAGGTTGTTGCAGTTGGTCCAGGCAAGATGACCGACGACGGTAAAAGGATTGTTATGGATGTTAAGGCAGGCGACAGGGTGCTTTACAACAAGTACGGCGGCACCGAGGTAAAGATAGAAGGCGTGGAGCATCTGATCATGAGGGAAGATGACGTACTTGGAATAATAGTAAAGTGA
- the groL gene encoding chaperonin GroEL (60 kDa chaperone family; promotes refolding of misfolded polypeptides especially under stressful conditions; forms two stacked rings of heptamers to form a barrel-shaped 14mer; ends can be capped by GroES; misfolded proteins enter the barrel where they are refolded when GroES binds), with translation MAAKMIAFGQKARNSILNGVNVLADAVKVTLGPRGRNVVIDKSFGSPTITKDGVTVAKEIELEDKFENMGAQMVKEVASKTSDVAGDGTTTATVLAQAIYREGAKLVAAGHNPMDLKRGIDKSVEAAVAELKKLSKPTKDKKEIAQVGTISANGDSTIGDIIAEAMDKVGKEGVITVEEAKGMETTLEVVEGMQFDRGYLSPYFVTDAERMECVIEDAFILIHEKKISNMRDMLPILEKIAKMGKPFIIISEDVEGEALATLVVNKLRGTLQCCAVKAPGFGDRRKAMMEDIAILTGGKLIAEELGIKLETVDIKDLGKAKRIVIDKENTTIIDGAGKKADIEGRVKQIRAQLDETTSDYDKEKLQERLAKLVGGVAVINIGAATETEMKEKKARVEDALHATRAAVEEGIVPGGGVTYLRILPAVEKLKLEGDQQFGVNIVKKALEEPIRQIAANAGAEGSIVVDKVKKESGAFGFNAATEIYEDLLKAGVIDPTKVTRYALQNAASIAGLMLTTEAIIAEKPKEEKGGGGMGGMHPGMGGMEGMM, from the coding sequence ATGGCTGCAAAGATGATAGCCTTTGGTCAAAAGGCAAGAAATTCTATTTTAAACGGCGTCAATGTTCTGGCTGATGCGGTAAAGGTAACACTCGGCCCTAGGGGAAGAAATGTTGTTATTGATAAATCCTTTGGCTCGCCTACCATCACAAAAGATGGCGTGACAGTTGCAAAGGAGATAGAACTGGAAGATAAGTTTGAAAACATGGGCGCCCAAATGGTTAAGGAAGTGGCATCCAAGACAAGCGATGTTGCAGGAGACGGAACCACAACCGCAACAGTGCTTGCGCAGGCAATATACAGAGAAGGCGCAAAGCTCGTTGCCGCAGGCCACAATCCAATGGATTTGAAGAGGGGTATTGACAAATCTGTTGAGGCGGCAGTTGCTGAGCTAAAAAAATTATCAAAACCAACAAAAGACAAGAAAGAGATTGCTCAGGTTGGCACCATATCTGCCAATGGCGATAGTACAATAGGCGATATCATTGCAGAGGCAATGGACAAGGTTGGCAAGGAAGGGGTAATCACGGTTGAAGAGGCAAAGGGCATGGAGACAACCCTTGAGGTTGTTGAAGGTATGCAGTTTGACAGGGGGTATCTCTCCCCATACTTTGTAACAGACGCCGAGAGGATGGAGTGCGTTATAGAAGACGCATTCATCCTTATCCACGAAAAGAAGATAAGCAATATGAGGGACATGCTTCCAATCCTTGAAAAGATTGCAAAGATGGGTAAGCCGTTTATTATCATTTCAGAGGATGTAGAGGGCGAGGCCCTTGCAACCCTTGTCGTTAATAAGCTTCGCGGCACGCTTCAGTGCTGCGCTGTAAAGGCCCCTGGTTTTGGCGACAGGAGAAAGGCGATGATGGAAGACATTGCAATCCTTACAGGCGGCAAGCTCATTGCTGAAGAGCTCGGCATAAAGTTAGAGACCGTTGATATTAAGGACCTTGGAAAGGCAAAGAGGATAGTAATTGACAAGGAGAACACCACAATCATTGATGGCGCAGGGAAAAAGGCCGATATAGAGGGCCGTGTAAAACAGATAAGGGCTCAGCTTGATGAGACAACATCGGATTATGACAAGGAAAAACTCCAGGAAAGACTTGCAAAACTTGTCGGCGGTGTTGCTGTAATAAATATTGGCGCAGCGACCGAGACAGAGATGAAGGAGAAGAAGGCTCGGGTTGAGGACGCGCTCCACGCAACAAGGGCTGCGGTTGAAGAAGGCATTGTCCCGGGCGGCGGTGTAACATATTTAAGAATACTACCCGCTGTTGAAAAACTTAAACTTGAGGGCGACCAGCAGTTTGGCGTAAATATTGTAAAGAAGGCGCTTGAAGAGCCAATCAGACAGATTGCGGCAAATGCAGGCGCTGAGGGTTCAATAGTTGTTGACAAGGTTAAAAAAGAAAGCGGCGCATTTGGGTTCAATGCCGCAACTGAAATATATGAAGACCTCTTAAAGGCAGGCGTTATTGACCCGACAAAGGTTACACGGTATGCGCTTCAGAACGCCGCATCTATTGCAGGGCTTATGCTGACAACAGAGGCAATCATTGCCGAGAAGCCAAAGGAAGAAAAAGGCGGCGGCGGTATGGGCGGAATGCACCCTGGCATGGGCGGTATGGAAGGGATGATGTAG
- the nth gene encoding endonuclease III has product MKNSDIALVIKILKNENKLFATPAVTQVSDTSRSPFMVLISCILSLRTKDNTTLQAAERLFDIAKTPEAMMSLPIKTIEKAIYPVGFYRNKARIIKNICKELVEKYHSKAPDEIDELLKFKGVGRKTANLVVTIGYGKPGICVDTHVHRITNRWGYVKTNTPEDTEFALRKKLPKRYWIIINDLLVTYGQNICKPVSPLCSRCKIYKYCNRNGVIKHR; this is encoded by the coding sequence ATGAAAAATTCCGACATAGCCTTAGTCATCAAAATACTTAAAAATGAGAACAAACTGTTTGCCACCCCTGCTGTTACTCAGGTATCCGATACATCCAGAAGTCCATTTATGGTGCTCATCTCGTGCATCCTGAGTCTGCGCACAAAAGATAATACTACTCTTCAGGCCGCTGAAAGGCTGTTTGATATTGCAAAAACACCTGAAGCCATGATGTCTCTGCCGATTAAAACAATTGAAAAGGCAATCTATCCTGTAGGCTTTTACAGAAACAAAGCAAGAATTATAAAAAATATCTGCAAGGAATTGGTGGAAAAATACCATTCAAAAGCGCCTGATGAAATTGATGAGCTTTTAAAGTTCAAAGGGGTTGGAAGAAAGACGGCAAACCTTGTTGTAACAATCGGCTATGGAAAACCAGGTATATGCGTTGACACCCATGTTCACAGGATAACCAACCGCTGGGGTTATGTAAAAACCAATACGCCGGAAGATACAGAGTTTGCCTTGAGGAAAAAGCTCCCAAAAAGATACTGGATTATTATAAATGACCTCCTCGTAACTTATGGCCAGAATATCTGCAAGCCTGTTTCGCCCCTATGCAGCCGGTGCAAGATTTATAAATATTGCAACAGGAATGGGGTTATAAAACACAGATAA